From Strigops habroptila isolate Jane chromosome 1, bStrHab1.2.pri, whole genome shotgun sequence, a single genomic window includes:
- the CD83 gene encoding CD83 antigen: MPLVVYTLLIILCNVRCLIRGASVAVPDIAVRCAEEALLPCKVLRDTSITYQTVSWYKMAGEGEGIAWKVLDVESQYPKELGGSLELSNGTFFSLRIKNVTSQNSGTYKCTLGEQRGEHNLSSTVTLKVTGCPGIEDEKLKKHKAELFMLTCLGIFYLLLIFFTCMCLRKESMSPNSRKPRPDMQHMLTLINVHETTTLQALNGNSTCKTELTSGSV; this comes from the exons ATGCCTTTGGTTGTCTACACTCTACTCATCATTCTGTGCAATG TTCGGTGCTTGATCCGTGGGGCTTCTGTGGCTGTCCCAGACATTGCTGTGAGATGTGCTGAAGAAGCGCTGCTGCCCTGTAAAGTTCTTCGGGACACCTCCATCACCTACCAGACAGTGTCTTGGtataaa atGGCTGGAGAAGGTGAAGGAATAGCATGGAAAGTCCTTGATGTGGAATCTCAATATCCCAAAGAACTTGGGGGGTCCCTGGAGCTCTCCAATGGCACCTTCTTTTCGCTGAGGATCAAAAATGTGACCAGCCAAAACAGCGGGACATATAAGTGCACTTTGGGGGAACAGAGAGGAGAACACAATCTGAGCAGCACAGTCACATTAAAAGTAACAG GTTGCCCTGGAatagaagatgaaaaattaaaaaaacacaaagctgAGCTTTTCATGCTGACTTGCCTTGGGATTTTTTACTTGCTGCTCATCTTTTTCACCTGT atGTGTCTAAGAAAAGAGAGCATGTCTCCCAATAGTCGAAAACCCAGACCAGATATGCAGCACATGCTCACCCTCATCAATGTACATGAAACGACAACTTTGCAGGCTTTAAACGGCAACAGCACTTGCAAAACTGAGCTTACTTCAGGTTCTGTCTAA